One Streptomyces sp. CNQ-509 DNA window includes the following coding sequences:
- a CDS encoding shikimate dehydrogenase, with translation MAQTRRAAVLGSPITHSLSPVLHRAAYGELGLTGWTYGRYEVDERRLAGFLDSLEPGEWAGLSLTMPLKRAAIPLLDEVSATARSVEAVNTVVLHDDGRRFGDNTDIPGITAALRERGIEKVERAAVLGAGATASSALAALASVCTGEVTAYVRSAARATEMEQWGERLGVSVRCTDWSQAAAAFDAPLVVATTPAGATDALAAAVPEHPGALFDVLYEPWPTPLAGAWAARGGTVVGGLDLLVHQAVLQVEQMTGVARAPLAAMREAGEAALRARTP, from the coding sequence ATCGCGCAGACCCGGCGAGCGGCCGTCCTCGGCTCGCCCATCACCCACTCCCTCTCGCCGGTGCTGCACCGCGCCGCCTACGGCGAACTGGGCCTGACCGGCTGGACGTACGGCCGCTACGAGGTGGACGAGCGGCGGCTCGCCGGCTTCCTCGACAGCCTGGAGCCGGGGGAGTGGGCCGGGCTCTCGCTCACCATGCCGCTCAAGCGCGCGGCGATCCCGCTGCTCGACGAGGTGAGCGCCACGGCCCGGTCGGTCGAGGCGGTCAACACCGTCGTGCTGCACGACGACGGCCGCCGCTTCGGCGACAACACCGACATCCCCGGCATCACCGCGGCGCTGCGCGAGCGCGGCATCGAGAAGGTCGAGCGCGCCGCCGTCCTCGGCGCCGGCGCCACCGCCTCCTCCGCGCTCGCCGCCCTCGCCTCCGTCTGCACCGGGGAGGTCACCGCGTACGTGCGCTCCGCCGCCCGCGCGACGGAGATGGAGCAGTGGGGCGAGCGCCTCGGCGTCTCGGTGCGCTGTACGGACTGGTCCCAGGCCGCAGCCGCCTTCGACGCCCCGCTGGTCGTCGCCACCACCCCGGCCGGTGCCACCGACGCCCTTGCGGCCGCGGTCCCGGAGCATCCGGGCGCGCTCTTCGACGTGCTGTACGAGCCCTGGCCCACCCCGCTCGCCGGGGCCTGGGCCGCGCGCGGCGGGACAGTCGTCGGAGGTCTCGACCTGCTGGTGCACCAGGCGGTGCTGCAGGTGGAGCAGATGACGGGCGTCGCGCGCGCCCCGCTGGCGGCCATGCGCGAGGCCGGCGAGGCCGCGCTGCGCGCCCGTACGCCCTGA
- the aroC gene encoding chorismate synthase, with protein MSRLRWLTAGESHGPALVATLEGLPAGVPVTTDLVADHLARRRLGYGRGARMKFERDEVTFIGGVRHGLTLGSPVAVMIGNTEWPKWEKVMAADPVDPAELAGIARNAPLTRPRPGHADLAGMQKYGFDEARPVLERASARETAARVALGAVARSYLKETAGIEVVSHVVELGGARAPYGSVPTPADVARLDADPVRCLDADASKAMVEVIDQAHKDGDTLGGVVEVVAYDVPVGLGSHVHWDRRLDSRLAGALMGIQAIKGVELGDGFALARVPGSQAHDEIVGTDDGIRRSSGRSGGTEGGLSTGELLRVRAAMKPIATVPRALATVDVASGAATKAHHQRSDVCAVPAAGIVAEAMVALVLADAVAEKFGGDSVTETARNVRGYLENLAIR; from the coding sequence TTGAGCAGGTTGCGCTGGCTCACCGCAGGGGAATCGCACGGCCCGGCACTCGTGGCGACACTGGAGGGCCTCCCCGCGGGGGTGCCCGTCACCACCGACCTGGTCGCCGACCACCTCGCCCGCCGCCGGCTGGGGTACGGCCGCGGGGCGCGGATGAAGTTCGAGCGCGACGAGGTCACCTTCATCGGCGGCGTACGCCACGGGCTCACCCTCGGCTCCCCGGTCGCGGTCATGATCGGGAACACCGAGTGGCCCAAGTGGGAGAAGGTCATGGCCGCCGACCCGGTGGACCCGGCCGAGCTGGCGGGCATCGCCCGCAACGCCCCGCTGACCCGCCCGCGGCCCGGCCACGCCGACCTGGCCGGCATGCAGAAGTACGGCTTCGACGAGGCCCGGCCGGTGCTGGAGCGCGCCTCCGCCCGCGAGACCGCGGCCCGGGTGGCGCTGGGGGCCGTGGCCCGCTCGTACCTGAAGGAGACCGCCGGCATCGAGGTCGTCTCGCACGTCGTGGAGCTGGGCGGCGCCAGGGCCCCGTACGGCAGCGTCCCCACCCCGGCCGACGTGGCGCGGCTCGACGCCGACCCGGTGCGCTGCCTGGACGCCGACGCGAGCAAGGCGATGGTCGAGGTCATCGACCAGGCCCACAAGGACGGCGACACCCTGGGCGGTGTCGTCGAGGTCGTCGCGTACGACGTGCCGGTCGGCCTCGGCTCGCACGTGCACTGGGACCGCCGTCTCGACTCCCGGCTGGCCGGGGCGCTCATGGGCATCCAGGCCATCAAGGGCGTCGAGCTGGGCGACGGGTTCGCGCTGGCCCGCGTGCCGGGGTCGCAGGCCCACGACGAGATCGTCGGCACCGACGACGGCATCCGCCGCTCCTCCGGCCGCTCCGGCGGCACCGAGGGCGGGCTGAGCACCGGCGAACTGCTCCGGGTGCGCGCCGCGATGAAGCCCATCGCGACCGTGCCGCGGGCGCTGGCGACGGTGGACGTCGCCAGCGGCGCGGCCACCAAGGCGCACCACCAGCGCTCCGATGTCTGCGCCGTACCCGCCGCGGGCATCGTGGCGGAGGCGATGGTGGCGCTGGTGCTGGCCGACGCGGTGGCGGAGAAGTTCGGCGGCGACAGCGTCACGGAGACCGCCCGCAACGTCCGCGGCTACCTGGAGAACCTGGCGATCCGATGA
- the aroQ gene encoding type II 3-dehydroquinate dehydratase, whose translation MTRVLVLNGPNLGRLGSREPDVYGATSYAGLVEQCTALGKELGFEVEVRETNDEGEMIRWLHEAADGRLPVVINPGAFTHYSYGMRDAAAQRTAPLIEVHISNPHAREVFRHTSVIAAVASGTIAGFGIGSYRLALRALAEDLASS comes from the coding sequence GTGACGCGCGTGCTGGTGCTCAACGGGCCGAACCTTGGCCGCCTCGGCTCCCGCGAGCCCGACGTCTACGGCGCCACGTCCTACGCCGGGCTCGTCGAGCAGTGCACCGCGCTCGGCAAGGAGCTGGGCTTCGAGGTCGAGGTGCGGGAGACCAACGACGAGGGCGAGATGATCCGCTGGCTGCACGAGGCCGCGGACGGCCGGCTGCCCGTGGTGATCAACCCGGGCGCCTTCACGCACTATTCGTACGGGATGCGCGACGCGGCGGCGCAGCGCACGGCGCCGCTGATCGAGGTGCACATCTCCAACCCGCACGCCCGCGAGGTGTTCCGGCACACCTCGGTGATCGCCGCCGTCGCCTCCGGCACGATCGCGGGCTTCGGTATCGGCTCGTACCGGCTGGCGCTGCGCGCGCTCGCGGAGGACCTGGCCTCCTCCTGA
- the ruvX gene encoding Holliday junction resolvase RuvX has translation MIRRGRRLAVDVGDARIGVASCDPDGILATPVETVPGRDLPAAFRRLAALTEEYEPLEVLVGLPRSLHGGEGPAAAKVRGFAEKLARRVHPVPVRLVDERMSTVTAAQNLRAAGRSSRKGRSVVDQVAAVVILQSALEAERASGVAPGESVEAAL, from the coding sequence ATGATCCGCCGCGGGCGCAGGCTCGCGGTGGACGTCGGCGACGCCCGCATCGGGGTCGCGTCCTGTGACCCCGACGGGATCCTCGCCACGCCCGTGGAGACCGTGCCGGGCCGCGACCTGCCCGCGGCGTTCCGCAGGCTGGCCGCGCTCACCGAGGAGTATGAGCCGCTGGAGGTGCTCGTCGGGCTGCCGCGCTCGCTGCACGGCGGCGAGGGCCCGGCGGCCGCCAAGGTCCGCGGCTTCGCGGAGAAGCTGGCGCGCCGCGTCCACCCCGTGCCCGTGCGGCTCGTCGACGAACGCATGTCCACGGTGACGGCCGCGCAGAACCTGCGTGCGGCCGGGAGGTCGAGCCGCAAGGGCCGATCGGTGGTCGACCAGGTGGCGGCCGTCGTCATCCTCCAGAGTGCGCTGGAAGCCGAACGGGCGTCGGGGGTGGCGCCGGGTGAGAGCGTCGAGGCGGCCCTGTGA
- the mltG gene encoding endolytic transglycosylase MltG, whose translation MTDYGQNPGSQPWQPDDGLYGGQQEWPGGQPGAGHHHYGGQQPQQHHPHQQQSSWDPGQHQQYPGGWDTTGGAGMPLADPYAAPEPQPDYYGTPDAYPPPNPHPGRPHPQQQPGPPHQQQGPPQHGHHQPPPHQQQPPHPGQGARRNRGREDWDPASRPPERDGHPFFDGDGDGDDDFDDGPREGRGGGRSVGRGTGRDRRGAKRRNGCACLVIALVLAAGLGGLGYLGYNFWNDRFGAAPDYSGEGEGSVNVEIPEGASITQMGNILKDKGVVKSVQAFVDAAGDEMLHPGSYTLHKGMSGEAAVKMMLSPEAANQLVIPEGRRATAVYAMIDEHLGLKEDTTAKIAEKGDLGLPDWADGNPEGFLWPSSYSAAEGTDPEKLLREMVKRANAKYTELGLEEKAEKVGQTPYEIVTIASLIEAEGQSKEEFGKVSRVIYNRMKPDNTATNGMLQFDSTINYAKGESNLDISNQDTQFDSPYNTYLHAGLPPGPIDNPSERAIAAALEPTPGDWLYFVTVKPGDTRFTASKEKHDRNVEEFNENQRKKEDE comes from the coding sequence ATGACTGACTACGGCCAAAACCCCGGCTCCCAACCCTGGCAGCCCGACGACGGCCTTTACGGCGGGCAGCAGGAGTGGCCGGGCGGGCAGCCCGGCGCCGGGCACCACCACTACGGGGGACAGCAGCCGCAGCAGCACCACCCGCATCAGCAGCAGTCCTCCTGGGACCCGGGCCAGCACCAGCAGTACCCCGGCGGCTGGGACACCACCGGCGGCGCCGGGATGCCGCTGGCCGACCCCTACGCCGCCCCCGAGCCGCAACCCGACTACTACGGCACGCCGGACGCCTACCCGCCGCCGAACCCGCACCCGGGCCGCCCGCACCCGCAGCAGCAACCGGGCCCCCCGCACCAGCAGCAGGGCCCCCCGCAGCACGGGCACCACCAGCCCCCGCCGCACCAGCAGCAACCCCCGCACCCGGGCCAGGGCGCCCGCCGCAACCGCGGCCGCGAGGACTGGGACCCCGCCTCCCGCCCGCCCGAGCGCGACGGCCACCCCTTCTTCGACGGCGACGGCGACGGAGACGACGACTTCGACGACGGCCCCCGCGAGGGCCGCGGCGGCGGCCGGAGCGTCGGCCGCGGTACGGGCCGCGACCGCCGCGGCGCCAAGCGCCGCAACGGCTGCGCGTGCCTCGTCATCGCCCTCGTGCTGGCCGCGGGCCTCGGCGGCCTCGGCTACCTCGGCTACAACTTCTGGAACGACCGCTTCGGCGCCGCCCCCGACTACTCGGGCGAGGGCGAGGGCAGCGTGAACGTCGAGATCCCCGAGGGCGCGAGCATCACGCAGATGGGGAACATCCTCAAGGACAAGGGCGTGGTCAAGAGCGTCCAGGCGTTCGTCGACGCCGCCGGCGACGAGATGCTCCACCCCGGCTCGTACACGCTGCACAAGGGGATGTCGGGCGAGGCCGCGGTGAAGATGATGCTGAGCCCGGAGGCCGCCAACCAGCTCGTCATCCCCGAGGGCCGGCGCGCCACCGCCGTGTACGCGATGATCGACGAGCACCTCGGGCTCAAGGAGGACACCACCGCCAAGATCGCCGAGAAGGGCGACCTCGGCCTGCCCGACTGGGCGGACGGCAACCCCGAGGGCTTCCTGTGGCCGTCGAGCTACTCCGCCGCCGAGGGCACGGACCCCGAGAAGCTGCTGCGCGAGATGGTCAAGCGGGCCAACGCCAAGTACACCGAACTGGGCCTGGAGGAGAAGGCGGAGAAGGTCGGGCAGACTCCGTACGAGATCGTCACCATCGCCAGCCTCATCGAGGCGGAGGGGCAGTCGAAGGAGGAGTTCGGCAAGGTCTCGCGGGTCATCTACAACCGCATGAAGCCGGACAACACCGCCACCAACGGCATGCTCCAGTTCGACTCCACCATCAACTACGCCAAGGGCGAGTCGAACCTCGACATCTCCAACCAGGACACGCAGTTCGACTCCCCGTACAACACTTACCTCCACGCCGGACTGCCGCCCGGCCCCATCGACAACCCCAGCGAGCGGGCCATCGCGGCGGCCCTCGAGCCGACCCCCGGCGACTGGCTGTACTTCGTCACCGTCAAGCCGGGCGACACGCGCTTCACCGCCAGCAAGGAGAAGCACGACCGCAACGTCGAGGAGTTCAACGAGAACCAGCGCAAGAAGGAGGACGAGTGA
- the aroB gene encoding 3-dehydroquinate synthase, whose amino-acid sequence MTPSAEGAEVTRIHIGGTAGTEPYEAVVGRQLLGELPRLIGERARRVAVLVPEALAEAGEALREDLAGQGYEAVVIQVPNAEEAKTAEVAAYCWRALGQSGFTRSDAVVGVGGGATTDLAGFVAATWLRGVRWVAVPTTVLGMVDAAVGGKTGINTAEGKNLVGAFHPPAGVLCDLAALDSLGVHDYVSGLAEVIKAGFIADPAILELVEADPEGARSPAGPHTAELVERAIRVKAEVVSADLKESGLREILNYGHTLGHAIEKNERYKWRHGAAVSVGMVFAAELGRIAGRLDDATADRHRAVLSAVGLPVTYRGDQWPKLLQTMKVDKKTRGDLLRFIVLDGLAKPAVLEGPDPAMLLAAHAEIAADAGEAAR is encoded by the coding sequence ATGACACCGAGCGCCGAAGGGGCCGAGGTCACCCGCATCCACATCGGCGGCACCGCCGGTACGGAGCCGTACGAGGCCGTCGTCGGCAGGCAGTTGCTCGGCGAGCTGCCGCGGCTGATCGGCGAGCGGGCCAGGCGTGTCGCCGTCCTGGTGCCGGAGGCGCTGGCCGAGGCCGGCGAGGCACTGCGCGAAGACCTGGCGGGGCAGGGATACGAGGCCGTCGTCATCCAGGTGCCGAACGCGGAGGAGGCCAAGACCGCCGAGGTCGCCGCGTACTGCTGGCGGGCCCTGGGCCAGTCCGGCTTCACCCGCAGCGACGCCGTCGTCGGCGTCGGCGGCGGCGCCACCACGGACCTCGCCGGGTTCGTGGCCGCGACCTGGCTGCGCGGCGTGCGCTGGGTCGCGGTGCCGACGACCGTGCTGGGCATGGTGGACGCGGCGGTCGGCGGCAAGACCGGCATCAACACCGCGGAGGGCAAGAACCTCGTCGGCGCGTTCCACCCGCCGGCCGGGGTGCTGTGCGACCTCGCCGCGCTGGACTCCCTCGGCGTCCACGACTACGTCTCCGGCCTCGCCGAGGTCATCAAGGCCGGCTTCATCGCCGACCCGGCGATCCTGGAGCTGGTCGAGGCCGACCCGGAGGGCGCCCGCAGCCCCGCGGGTCCGCACACCGCCGAGCTCGTCGAGCGCGCGATCCGGGTCAAGGCCGAGGTGGTCTCGGCAGATCTGAAGGAGTCGGGGCTGCGCGAGATCCTCAACTACGGGCACACCCTCGGCCACGCCATCGAGAAGAACGAGCGCTACAAGTGGCGGCACGGCGCCGCCGTCTCCGTCGGCATGGTCTTCGCCGCCGAGCTGGGCCGGATCGCCGGCCGCCTCGACGACGCCACCGCCGACCGGCACCGCGCGGTGCTGAGCGCCGTCGGGCTGCCCGTGACGTACCGCGGCGACCAGTGGCCCAAGCTGCTGCAGACGATGAAGGTGGACAAGAAGACCCGCGGCGACCTGCTGCGTTTCATCGTCCTCGACGGGCTGGCGAAGCCCGCCGTGCTGGAGGGCCCCGACCCGGCGATGCTGCTCGCCGCGCACGCAGAGATCGCGGCGGACGCGGGGGAGGCGGCCCGGTGA
- a CDS encoding shikimate kinase, which produces MTSSTEGRERPDTASEPAAAGGTDGPAVVLVGPPGAGKSTVGAVIAARLGTTVRDTDEDIEKAAGKPIPDIFYDDGEPAFRALERAAVRAALAEHPGVLALGGGAVMDPGTRELLAAHRVVFLDVEMADAVKRVGLDAPRPLLAVNPRQQWRTLMEERRPHYTEVARATVTTAGRTPDEVAELVLAALESHPA; this is translated from the coding sequence ATGACCAGCAGCACCGAGGGCCGTGAGCGCCCCGACACCGCATCCGAGCCGGCCGCCGCGGGCGGTACGGACGGCCCCGCCGTCGTGCTCGTCGGCCCGCCCGGCGCCGGCAAGTCCACCGTCGGCGCCGTGATCGCCGCCCGCCTCGGCACCACCGTCCGCGACACCGACGAGGACATCGAGAAGGCCGCGGGCAAGCCGATCCCCGACATCTTCTACGACGACGGCGAGCCCGCCTTCCGCGCACTGGAGCGCGCCGCCGTGCGCGCCGCGCTCGCCGAGCACCCCGGCGTGCTGGCCCTCGGCGGCGGCGCCGTCATGGACCCCGGCACCCGCGAGCTGCTCGCCGCGCACCGCGTCGTCTTCCTCGACGTCGAGATGGCCGACGCCGTCAAGCGCGTCGGCCTCGACGCCCCCCGCCCGCTGCTCGCCGTCAACCCGCGCCAGCAGTGGCGCACCCTGATGGAAGAGCGCCGCCCGCACTACACCGAGGTCGCCCGCGCGACCGTCACCACCGCCGGCCGCACGCCGGACGAGGTCGCAGAGCTCGTACTCGCCGCATTGGAGAGCCACCCCGCATGA